One window of the Macaca thibetana thibetana isolate TM-01 chromosome 1, ASM2454274v1, whole genome shotgun sequence genome contains the following:
- the LOC126929263 gene encoding chymotrypsin-like elastase family member 2A isoform X1 has protein sequence MIRTLLLSALVAGALSCGVPTYPPSVTRVVGGEEATPNSWPWQVSLQYTSNGKWYHTCGGSLITKNWVLTAAHCISSSRTYRVVLGRHNLDIAESGSLAVSVSKTVVHQNWNSNQVSKGYDIALVKLANPVSLTDKIQLACLPPAGTILPNNYPCYVTGWGRLRTNGPLPDVLQQGRLLVVDYATCSSSGWWGSTVKTSMICAGGDGKISSCNGDSGGPLNCQASDGRWEVHGIVSFGSSLGCNYYHKPSVFTRVSNYINWINSVIANN, from the exons ATGATTAGGACCCTGCTGCTGTCCGCTTTGGTGGCTGGAG CCCTCAGTTGTGGGGTCCCCACTTACCCGCCTTCTGTGACTAGAGTGGTTGGAGGTGAAGAAGCGACGCCAAACAGCTGGCCCTGGCAG GTCTCCCTGCAATACACCTCCAATGGCAAGTGGTACCACACCTGCGGAGGGTCCCTGATAACCAAAAACTGGGTCCTGACAGCTGCCCACTGCATCAG CTCCTCCAGGACCTACCGCGTGGTGCTGGGACGGCACAACCTCGACATTGCGGAGTCCGGCTCGCTGGCCGTCAGTGTCTCTAAGACTGTGGTACACCAGAACTGGAACTCCAACCAGGTCTCCAAAGG GTACGACATTGCCCTGGTCAAACTGGCTAACCCCGTCTCCCTCACCGACAAGATCCAGCtggcctgcctccctcctgccggcaccattctacccaacaactacCCCTGCTACGTCACGGGCTGGGGAAGGCTGCGGA CCAACGGGCCTCTTCCTGATGTCCTGCAGCAGGGCCGGTTGCTGGTTGTGGACTATGCCACCTGCTCCAGCTCTGGCTGGTGGGGCAGCACCGTGAAAACCAGTATGATCTGTGCTGGGGGTGATGGCAAGATCTCCAGCTGCAAC GGAGACTCCGGCGGGCCGCTGAACTGCCAGGCATCTGACGGCCGGTGGGAGGTGCATGGCATCGTCAGCTTTGGGTCTAGCCTCGGCTGCAACTACTACCACAAGCCGTCTGTCTTCACACGGGTCTCCAATTACATCAACTGGATCAATTCG